The following are encoded in a window of Mercenaria mercenaria strain notata unplaced genomic scaffold, MADL_Memer_1 contig_1129, whole genome shotgun sequence genomic DNA:
- the LOC123526944 gene encoding C-type mannose receptor 2-like — MNIIKISTTVFSVLSLYTTLVSGDYSCVCNYNVEKSVFTTMNEQGSPIGYMYEFDCKQKLDLQQGTQGWFEIAFEHQIGYLKQDDQIQLQLCPGDPPHEDIVTTVSSPVSSTQSAVTSSTNSYQTSKIAAPTDILSSTISTKLSTQTQTSQITTSQSVVSSFAAIFTRLSTTKQTAQTSTTGLVTHTLASSIPNTFSLGNVDLCSDKVRTFAQSHHGIVAQFENNCYVLVKDIQHWLQAEQSCNSAGGHLVHISSRMEQSYIYSFLKTHYDHSIWIGLSDIQHEAHFQWSSGQQFYFVNWANHTHFSDTFEDCVVMDMHIHGGKWDDRECTFEFYPYICQYGLAGTEVAITTQTSLQNSNITDGNTQLCLGQIKSDAAFHGAILGQYERGCYELLLNKKVSWEHGENICQSKGGHLAHISNSQQQAFVESFMQRHNPSHAVWLGLHDTITEGTFQWTAGTSAQFTNWIPGHSDNTLGGHNREDCVTFVPQRQGYWDDVSCGYEEIFGDDSGETHYAFCQYKINSVVPIVG, encoded by the exons atgaatataataaaaatttCCACAACAGTATTCAGTGTGTTAAGTTTGTACACTACTCTTGTCTCTGGTGACTACTCGTGTGTATGTAACTACAATGTCGAGAAGAGTGTATTTACAACA ATGAATGAGCAGGGCAGTCCTATTGGATACATGTATGAATTTGATTGCAAACAGAAACTGGACTTGCAACAAGGCACACAAGGATGGTTCGAAATAGCTTTCGAGCACCAG ATTGGATACCTAAAACAAGACGATCAGATTCAACTTCAACTTTGTCCAGGGGATCCACCACATGAGGATATTG TGACGACAGTTTCGTCCCCAGTCTCTTCGACCCAGTCAGCAGTCACATCGTCTACGAATTCTTACCAAACTTCAAAGATAGCAGCACCAACTGACATTTTATCATCAACAATATCAACAAAACTAAGCACCCAAACACAAACGTCACAGATCACAACATCACAATCTGTAGTTTCATCGTTTGCAGCCATCTTTACAAGGCTTTCAACAACAAAGCAAACGGCACAGACATCAACAACAGGATTGGTTACCCATACTCTAGCATCTAGTATTCCTAATACATTCAGTCTAG GGAATGTAGATCTGTGTTCAGATAAAGTACGGACTTTTGCTCAATCACACCACGGAATCGTAGCACAATTTGAAAATAACTGCTATGTTTTAGTCAAAGATATTCAACATTGGCTTCAAGCAGAGCAAAGCTGTAATTCAGCAGGAGGTCATTTGGTGCACATTTCAAGCCGGATGGAGCAATCGTATATATATTCCTTTCTTAAAACACATTATGATCACTCTATCTGGATAGGTCTAAGCGACATACAGCATGAAGCACATTTTCAATGGTCCTCAG GACAACAGTTTTACTTTGTAAACTGGGCAAACCACACCCACTTCTCCGACACGTTCGAGGATTGTGTTGTAATGGACATGCATATTCATGGAGGAAAATGGGACGACAGAGAGTGTACTTTTGAATTCTACCCTTATATTTGTCAATATG GACTTGCAGGGACCGAAGTAGCAATAACGACACAGACGTCTCTCCAGAACTCAAACATCACAGATG GAAATACTCAGCTTTgcctaggccagatcaaaagcgACGCCGCCTTTCATGGAGCAATACTCGGACAGTATGAAAGAGGATGCTACGAACTTCTTCTTAACAAGAAAGTTTCCTGGGAACATGGTGAAAATATCTGCCAGTCAAAAGGAGGCCATTTAGCACACATTAGCAATTCACAGCAACAAGCGTTTGTAGAAAGCTTCATGCAGCGTCACAATCCAAGTCATGCCGTCTGGCTTGGACTTCATGATACTATAACAGAAGGAACATTTCAATGGACAGCAG GAACTAGTGCACAGTTTACGAACTGGATACCTGGGCACAGTGACAACACCCTGGGTGGACACAATCGTGAGGACTGTGTAACATTTGTACCACAAAGACAGGGTTACTGGGACGATGTATCTTGTGGATATGAGGAAATATTTGGTGACGATTCTGGGGAAACACACTATGCTTTTTGTCAGTATA aaatCAATAGTGTTGTGCCGATCGTTggataa